One window of Polycladomyces subterraneus genomic DNA carries:
- a CDS encoding ABC transporter substrate-binding protein, with translation MKRIGWLLSLALLLVVATACSAPGTDSSEKGLKKVTLVLDWTPNTNHTGLYVAKEKGYFKQEGLDVDIIQPGQSGAEQMVASGRAQFGVSYQENVTEARTQGIPIVSIAAVIQHNTSGFASPANKNIKRPRDFEGKTYGGWGSPIEKQMITSLMEGDHADPNKVKIINTGNADFFSIVKRNVDFAWIYYGWTGIEAELRGMKLNIIYLTDYSKDLDYYTPVLITSEKEIKQDPQTVKAFMRAVSKGYQYAIAHPDDAASILSKAVPDLDPKLVKKSQEWLSPRYQADAPVWGLQKQEVWARYANWMKKHQLLKGNFDPSKAFTNQFLPQGGK, from the coding sequence ATGAAACGAATCGGATGGCTTTTGAGCTTGGCTCTCTTGCTGGTCGTGGCCACTGCTTGCAGTGCGCCGGGGACCGATTCATCAGAAAAAGGGTTGAAAAAAGTGACGCTTGTTCTGGACTGGACCCCCAACACCAACCATACCGGCCTTTATGTGGCGAAAGAAAAAGGTTACTTTAAGCAAGAAGGGTTGGATGTGGATATTATTCAGCCAGGACAAAGCGGCGCCGAACAAATGGTCGCTTCTGGGCGTGCCCAGTTTGGCGTCAGCTACCAAGAAAATGTCACCGAAGCACGTACCCAAGGGATACCCATCGTCTCCATCGCAGCAGTCATCCAACATAACACTTCGGGATTCGCTTCACCCGCAAACAAAAACATTAAGCGCCCCAGGGATTTTGAGGGCAAAACCTACGGCGGTTGGGGTTCCCCGATTGAAAAGCAAATGATCACGTCGCTGATGGAAGGGGATCATGCGGATCCCAACAAGGTAAAAATCATTAACACAGGGAATGCGGATTTCTTTTCGATCGTTAAACGCAATGTGGATTTTGCATGGATTTATTATGGTTGGACTGGAATCGAAGCTGAACTTCGCGGCATGAAGCTGAACATCATTTATCTCACTGATTACTCCAAAGATCTGGATTACTATACCCCGGTGTTGATCACCAGCGAAAAAGAGATCAAGCAGGACCCGCAAACAGTCAAAGCGTTTATGCGCGCTGTGAGCAAAGGATATCAGTATGCCATCGCCCACCCTGACGATGCTGCTTCCATTCTTTCCAAAGCGGTTCCTGACCTTGATCCGAAGCTGGTAAAGAAAAGCCAAGAATGGTTGAGCCCGCGTTATCAAGCGGATGCGCCGGTTTGGGGGCTGCAAAAACAAGAAGTATGGGCCAGGTACGCCAACTGGATGAAGAAGCACCAACTGCTCAAAGGCAACTTTGACCCGAGTAAAGCATTTACCAATCAGTTCTTGCCCCAAGGAGGAAAATGA
- a CDS encoding thiamine-binding protein has protein sequence MASTLLSIQILPHTPGGESVIPYVDRAIEIIQSAGVPYRVGPLETTMEGELPELLAIVAKMNEEMVKMGCRSILSQVKIYHNVDGITMKELTQKYDETV, from the coding sequence ATGGCCAGTACACTCTTGAGCATTCAAATCCTCCCACATACGCCGGGCGGGGAAAGTGTAATCCCCTATGTCGACCGGGCCATTGAAATCATCCAAAGCGCCGGAGTGCCTTACCGGGTCGGTCCGCTGGAAACAACCATGGAAGGCGAACTGCCCGAGCTCCTTGCCATCGTGGCCAAAATGAATGAAGAAATGGTGAAGATGGGCTGTCGCAGCATCCTTTCGCAAGTGAAAATCTATCACAATGTGGATGGCATCACCATGAAAGAGTTGACGCAAAAATATGATGAAACGGTTTAA
- a CDS encoding ABC transporter permease — protein sequence MMKRFNYGPSILFFAVLLLLWEAAVRLWSIDPWMLPAPSRIFTTLVHEWTRIPENLFATAWIAICGLLLGLAIGLVSAVVLHLSALLKKLIYPLLILSQNIPLIALAPLLILWLGFGMEPKVIVVALVCFFPITVSTLDGFQQTDRTLIMYMEMAGASRLQRFFKLEWPSALPSFFSGFKLAATYSVMGAVIAEWLGAKDGLGVMMQLASSSFRTDRVFVAILLIAGLSLLLFAAISLMEAWTLRWQTRKGGDGRET from the coding sequence ATGATGAAACGGTTTAACTACGGACCATCCATCCTGTTTTTTGCCGTCCTCCTGCTTCTGTGGGAGGCGGCTGTTCGTCTATGGTCCATTGACCCTTGGATGTTGCCGGCCCCTTCCCGAATCTTCACGACTCTGGTCCATGAGTGGACACGCATTCCGGAAAACTTGTTCGCGACCGCATGGATCGCCATCTGCGGTTTGCTCTTGGGTCTGGCCATCGGTTTGGTGTCTGCCGTCGTTTTGCACTTGTCGGCTCTTTTGAAAAAACTGATATACCCATTGCTGATCTTATCGCAAAACATCCCATTGATCGCCCTAGCTCCCCTGCTCATTCTATGGCTGGGTTTTGGGATGGAACCGAAAGTGATTGTCGTGGCCCTGGTCTGCTTTTTTCCGATCACCGTGTCCACCCTGGATGGTTTTCAGCAAACGGACAGGACACTGATCATGTATATGGAAATGGCGGGAGCTTCGCGCCTGCAACGCTTTTTTAAACTGGAATGGCCGTCCGCGCTTCCCTCCTTTTTTTCCGGATTCAAACTTGCGGCCACCTATAGCGTGATGGGTGCTGTGATTGCGGAATGGCTGGGAGCAAAAGACGGGTTGGGCGTGATGATGCAACTGGCCTCTTCCTCCTTTCGCACGGATCGGGTCTTTGTGGCCATCTTGTTGATCGCGGGCTTAAGCTTGCTCCTTTTTGCCGCAATCTCCCTTATGGAAGCTTGGACCTTGCGCTGGCAGACCAGGAAGGGAGGAGATGGCCGTGAAACTTGA
- a CDS encoding ABC transporter ATP-binding protein, translated as MAVKLEVKELTFAYDRQPIIENLSLEVKPGEFVSLIGPSGSGKSTLFYLIGGIYKPKRGEILLDGKPIHGKRGHIAYMPQQPSLFPWRTIEQNVRLAQELNGHLDPSHVQSLLKKAGLDHVAHSYPHELSGGMQQRAAFIRALASKQELLCLDEPFGALDALTRTHMQQWLLSVLETERRTVLFITHSIEEALLLSDRIYVLSRQPMRVIREISVPYPRGDRFSLRGTTDWMALHREIENLLLPK; from the coding sequence ATGGCCGTGAAACTTGAAGTGAAAGAGCTGACTTTTGCCTATGACCGACAACCGATCATAGAAAACCTCTCACTCGAGGTCAAACCGGGGGAATTCGTCTCTTTGATCGGCCCTTCCGGGAGTGGAAAGAGCACGCTTTTTTATCTCATCGGTGGGATTTACAAGCCGAAACGGGGAGAAATTTTGCTCGACGGCAAACCCATCCACGGGAAAAGAGGGCATATCGCTTACATGCCCCAACAGCCCTCCCTGTTTCCCTGGCGCACGATTGAACAAAATGTCCGATTGGCCCAAGAACTGAATGGCCACTTGGATCCTTCGCATGTGCAGAGTTTGTTAAAAAAGGCTGGGCTTGACCATGTGGCCCACAGTTATCCGCATGAACTGAGCGGCGGCATGCAACAGCGCGCCGCGTTTATCCGTGCCCTTGCCAGCAAACAGGAGCTCTTATGCCTGGATGAACCGTTCGGCGCGCTTGACGCACTTACCCGGACCCACATGCAACAATGGCTCTTATCCGTATTGGAAACGGAACGGCGAACGGTTCTTTTCATCACCCATAGCATTGAAGAAGCGCTCCTCCTGTCTGACCGCATTTATGTCTTAAGCCGGCAGCCGATGCGGGTGATTCGTGAGATCTCCGTACCCTACCCCCGCGGCGACCGCTTCTCCTTGCGCGGGACAACCGATTGGATGGCGCTGCACCGGGAAATTGAAAACCTTCTCTTACCAAAATAA
- a CDS encoding DUF2283 domain-containing protein: MGYLYFTPPYPGCVAETIELEVNSDLILDFDHNGRLVGIEFDGKTADLLYEWAGRKHVFEKCFHHDKGHFYRFMIAPLPHTVEYVIDQHIVFHFQDDGYKGFVGIDLYNIDDYSESYLVG; encoded by the coding sequence ATGGGATATCTTTATTTTACCCCACCATACCCGGGATGTGTCGCAGAAACAATAGAGCTTGAGGTAAATTCGGATTTGATTTTGGATTTTGATCATAATGGCCGACTGGTTGGAATCGAGTTTGATGGAAAAACTGCGGATCTTCTATATGAATGGGCTGGGCGGAAACATGTTTTTGAAAAGTGTTTTCACCATGATAAAGGTCACTTTTATAGATTCATGATTGCGCCACTTCCCCATACTGTTGAGTACGTGATTGATCAACATATTGTTTTCCATTTTCAAGATGATGGTTACAAGGGATTTGTAGGAATTGATCTTTATAACATCGATGATTATTCAGAGTCTTATTTGGTTGGCTGA
- a CDS encoding cell wall-binding repeat-containing protein has translation MRRRKSRLLMYLVAGIAAFVAFSLPVYPSSWAKPPVVKVMADNVRHQIWGDFAKGKNKNVKMELEGKQTVLTPKQTDQVAVYTSPVIRSSIVFTDVGVHWKNRAKNKIKAQANTRIDVRFSSDGHHWSSWKEAEVDADMTPGPGHSTETFSQLIYANNGRYFQYRVQMHSDKNVVPRIKDIQVAFINSRDGKKVESKKSFWDILFEKVHAAVNKPDIVSRAEWGADESLRYNADGTEKWPREYHSVSHIFVHHTDTPNNDPDPAARVRAIYYYHAVTKGWGDIAYNAIIGSDGRIYEGRKGQDNDVLTNGVVGAGTYGFNKGGFSVSLMGEYQSTPLPVNMRQALVKLLAYVASINNIDPTGKSDFVRDYEVTDPNIPKVDYDVPNIAGHRDSKYTPGTYCPGDYVYNDLPQIRQNVAAAIQEANVNPNLKRLDGANRYEVAVNVSKELENRGFSSDTILLARGDLYTDALSGGPLAAKSKSPILLTSTTSLPTSVQMEIQRRHPAKVVILGGTGSVSTNVEAQLRNLGVPADGITRIDGPNRFAVSASVAEQVVSGTPTNTAIIASGLTFPDALSASSIAAQKGMPILLVGTNSVPDQIMQFLNNHPEINQFVIVGGPATVSDAVKAQLETKGTVTRISGANRFEVGVNLAKYFNMSASSLVFARGDQNFFADALSGGPLAGLTGSPILLTTPTKLPVEVENYLSENRGAFQKGYILGGTGSVSTDVAQKISGYMQ, from the coding sequence ATGCGGCGCCGGAAAAGTCGGCTCCTGATGTATTTGGTGGCCGGAATCGCGGCTTTTGTGGCATTTTCCTTACCTGTATATCCCTCCAGTTGGGCCAAGCCCCCGGTGGTGAAGGTGATGGCAGACAATGTTCGTCACCAAATCTGGGGTGACTTTGCCAAAGGCAAAAACAAGAACGTCAAAATGGAATTGGAAGGTAAGCAAACGGTCCTGACACCCAAACAGACTGATCAGGTCGCGGTTTACACTTCGCCTGTCATCCGTTCATCCATTGTATTTACGGATGTCGGTGTCCACTGGAAAAACCGGGCTAAAAACAAGATCAAAGCACAGGCCAACACCCGGATCGACGTGCGCTTTTCTTCCGACGGTCATCATTGGTCTTCGTGGAAGGAGGCCGAAGTCGATGCGGACATGACACCGGGGCCCGGCCATTCGACCGAAACATTCAGCCAATTGATCTACGCCAACAACGGGCGATATTTTCAGTATCGTGTCCAGATGCATTCGGACAAAAACGTGGTTCCGCGCATTAAGGACATTCAGGTGGCGTTCATCAACTCGCGCGATGGGAAAAAAGTAGAGTCCAAGAAGTCCTTCTGGGACATCCTGTTTGAAAAAGTCCACGCCGCAGTCAACAAGCCGGACATTGTCTCCCGAGCCGAATGGGGCGCGGACGAATCCCTGCGCTACAATGCGGACGGAACGGAAAAGTGGCCGCGCGAATACCATTCGGTTTCGCACATTTTCGTCCATCACACGGACACGCCCAACAATGATCCCGACCCCGCCGCTCGCGTGCGTGCCATCTATTACTACCACGCTGTGACCAAAGGCTGGGGTGACATTGCCTATAACGCCATCATCGGCAGTGACGGGCGGATCTACGAAGGGCGAAAAGGGCAGGACAACGATGTGCTGACCAACGGCGTCGTGGGTGCGGGTACGTACGGGTTCAACAAAGGCGGTTTTTCCGTCTCCCTGATGGGTGAGTATCAATCCACTCCGTTGCCCGTCAACATGCGTCAGGCGTTGGTGAAATTGTTGGCGTACGTTGCCTCCATCAACAATATCGATCCGACGGGGAAATCGGATTTTGTTCGGGATTACGAAGTGACTGATCCCAATATTCCGAAGGTGGATTATGATGTACCCAACATCGCTGGTCACCGGGATTCCAAGTACACACCCGGCACCTATTGCCCCGGCGATTACGTGTATAATGATTTGCCGCAAATTCGACAGAACGTGGCGGCGGCCATTCAAGAGGCCAATGTTAATCCCAACCTGAAACGACTGGACGGTGCCAACCGTTATGAAGTGGCGGTCAATGTGAGCAAGGAGTTGGAGAACCGCGGCTTCTCCTCGGACACCATCCTGCTTGCACGCGGGGATTTGTACACTGATGCCTTGTCTGGCGGACCGCTTGCCGCCAAGTCGAAGTCCCCCATCCTGCTGACGTCTACCACCTCTTTGCCGACGTCGGTACAGATGGAAATTCAACGTCGCCATCCGGCCAAAGTAGTGATTCTCGGCGGAACAGGCTCCGTATCCACCAACGTGGAAGCGCAGTTGCGCAATCTGGGCGTCCCTGCTGACGGGATCACGCGGATCGACGGACCCAACCGTTTTGCCGTTTCCGCTTCCGTTGCGGAACAAGTGGTGAGCGGGACGCCTACCAACACCGCCATCATCGCCAGCGGGCTGACGTTCCCCGATGCGCTGTCCGCCTCCAGCATTGCGGCACAAAAAGGAATGCCCATCCTGCTGGTGGGTACCAACAGCGTGCCTGACCAGATCATGCAGTTCCTGAACAATCATCCGGAGATCAACCAGTTCGTCATCGTGGGCGGTCCGGCCACCGTTTCCGATGCGGTGAAAGCGCAATTGGAGACCAAAGGAACAGTAACCCGCATCAGCGGTGCCAACCGCTTCGAAGTGGGCGTCAACTTGGCGAAGTATTTCAATATGAGCGCTTCCTCTCTCGTCTTTGCGCGCGGGGATCAGAACTTCTTCGCGGACGCTCTGTCTGGGGGGCCACTCGCTGGTTTGACTGGTTCGCCAATCCTGTTGACCACACCCACCAAACTGCCGGTGGAAGTGGAAAACTATCTGTCCGAGAATCGTGGGGCATTCCAAAAAGGGTACATCCTAGGTGGAACAGGTTCTGTCTCCACTGATGTAGCCCAGAAAATCTCCGGTTACATGCAGTGA
- a CDS encoding phospholipase C, producing the protein MKKKTALGLASCMVAISAFLTVPVFAFEKHDGHGSVVSNEKDTTTPIKHVVVLFDENVSFDHYFGTYPHAANLPGEPKFQAKKGTPHVNGLTKELLTHNPNLYNPKRLDRSQAMTDDMDHEYTAEQKAFDGGKMDKFVENTSGGKDKSLVMDYYDGNTVTALWNYAQHFAMSDNSYGTTFGPSTPGALNLISGQTHGATGYLKGVKVGDIKDNVANGTVIGDPDPYYDKASDPNRPQAAMSGKNVGDLLNAKGITWGWFQGGFRDPKAQHQNIAGKWVTDYNPHHEPFQYYQSTANPNHLPPTSVKMIGHTDQANHQYDLEDFWKAAEAGNLPAVSFLKAANYQDGHAGYSDPLDEQHFIVNTINRLQKLPEWKNTAVIIAYDDSDGWYDHVMGPLVNGSNDPQYDALFGPGNAGTPKLGPYLDRAGYGPRLPLLVISPYAKKNFVDHTVTDQASILRFIEDNWKLGRIGDHSFDAVAGSLKNMFDFHHGPRNEKLFLDPITGEPQKNEK; encoded by the coding sequence ATGAAGAAGAAAACAGCATTGGGCCTTGCCAGCTGTATGGTTGCAATCAGCGCTTTTTTGACCGTACCCGTATTCGCTTTTGAGAAGCATGATGGTCATGGTTCTGTGGTTTCCAATGAAAAAGACACCACGACACCCATCAAACACGTAGTGGTCCTTTTTGACGAGAACGTTTCCTTTGACCACTACTTTGGAACCTACCCACATGCCGCAAACCTGCCAGGTGAACCGAAATTCCAAGCCAAGAAGGGCACACCGCACGTCAATGGATTGACAAAGGAACTTCTGACACACAACCCCAATCTCTATAACCCCAAACGCCTCGATCGTTCCCAAGCGATGACCGATGATATGGATCACGAATATACGGCTGAACAAAAAGCATTTGATGGCGGAAAAATGGATAAATTTGTTGAAAATACATCGGGCGGCAAAGATAAGTCCTTGGTAATGGATTATTACGACGGGAATACGGTTACCGCCCTGTGGAATTATGCTCAACATTTTGCCATGAGCGATAACTCCTACGGCACGACGTTTGGTCCTTCCACCCCCGGGGCGCTGAACTTGATTTCCGGGCAAACTCACGGTGCCACAGGCTATTTGAAAGGGGTCAAAGTTGGAGACATCAAGGATAATGTAGCAAACGGTACCGTAATCGGAGATCCGGATCCGTATTATGACAAAGCGTCCGATCCAAACAGACCGCAAGCTGCCATGAGCGGGAAAAATGTCGGTGACCTGTTGAACGCCAAAGGTATCACTTGGGGCTGGTTCCAAGGCGGATTCCGTGATCCCAAAGCGCAGCATCAGAATATTGCAGGCAAATGGGTAACGGATTATAACCCTCATCATGAACCGTTCCAGTACTATCAATCAACGGCCAATCCGAATCATTTACCACCCACTTCCGTTAAAATGATCGGACATACAGATCAAGCCAATCATCAATACGATCTGGAAGACTTCTGGAAAGCTGCAGAAGCTGGAAATCTTCCGGCGGTAAGTTTCTTGAAGGCTGCAAACTATCAGGACGGTCATGCCGGTTATTCTGATCCGCTTGATGAGCAACACTTTATCGTGAACACGATCAATCGTCTGCAAAAGCTTCCTGAATGGAAAAACACTGCTGTGATCATCGCATATGATGATTCTGATGGTTGGTATGATCATGTCATGGGACCTCTCGTGAACGGATCAAATGATCCTCAATATGATGCCTTGTTCGGTCCTGGTAACGCTGGAACTCCCAAGCTCGGACCCTATCTGGATCGCGCAGGATACGGACCGCGTTTGCCCTTGCTGGTCATCTCGCCTTACGCCAAGAAGAATTTTGTTGATCACACCGTTACCGACCAGGCATCGATCCTTCGCTTTATTGAGGATAACTGGAAATTAGGACGGATAGGCGACCATTCTTTTGACGCGGTGGCTGGTTCTCTCAAAAACATGTTTGATTTCCATCACGGGCCGCGCAATGAGAAGCTCTTCCTAGACCCGATTACGGGTGAACCCCAAAAGAATGAGAAATAG
- a CDS encoding bifunctional YncE family protein/alkaline phosphatase family protein, translating into MNLRRKVVSAFVALAVVGTGTAFAVDWTHRTAGPQADGTAVTPYNWTLTPAGKQVQLGDFPMGSAISPDHKYVIVSNAGQGVQSLQVVDTKTQKVVQTISYKAPEALYFGVAFSPDGQTVYASAGGNNKIRVYRFHAGQLTEQPPIQMSDAKKTNFYPAGITVSPDGKYLYVADNMSGQVSKIDLTTKQIVSSVSVGKFPYTVDLSKDGSKLYVSNWGESSVSVIDLATFTKKSDIPVGLHPNAIATNPKNGNIYVSDSDSDQISVIDSSSDKVIQTLSLSPYKHAKTGSQPDALAVSPDGQTLYVANAGNNDVAVIRLGKEPRVKGLIPTAWYPTDIQLSADGKHIMVLNAKGMGAGTNKGYQQGTYGPSTQYIGSMIKGTLSFIDTPDDRKLKSYTQQVMRNDRFLAQDEGKGASVIPRFAGEKSPIKHVIYVIKENRTYDQVFGDMKKGNGDPNLTMFGKNITPNLHKLADQFVLLDNFYTDAEISAQGHNWATGAKANDYVEKNWPANYSDRNRPYDFEGDNTATYPKDGFLWNDAKRSGVSFRDYGEFYQFGKSVPADPSIGNNYDPNFTGWDMDTSDLTRFDEWNKEFQQFVKNGNLPQLEIVRLPNDHTKGTTPGALSPQSYVAQNDLAVGKLVDAVSHSPYWKDTAIFIVEDDAQDGPDHVDAHRTEALVISPYTQKGTVDSTFYDTASMLKTIELILGMQPLTQYDAAATPMLNTFTTHPNFKPYDAVGPTYPLDRINGQDAPMAKESSQMDFSREDAAPDDQLNLAIWKATKGNAPYPKDVKKSDHD; encoded by the coding sequence ATGAATCTAAGGAGGAAAGTAGTCTCGGCTTTCGTAGCTCTGGCGGTTGTCGGTACGGGAACGGCGTTTGCTGTAGATTGGACGCATCGCACTGCCGGACCTCAAGCAGATGGAACTGCGGTCACTCCTTACAACTGGACGTTAACTCCTGCCGGAAAGCAAGTTCAATTGGGCGATTTCCCGATGGGATCGGCGATCAGTCCTGACCACAAATATGTCATTGTATCAAATGCCGGGCAGGGTGTCCAATCTTTACAGGTAGTGGACACCAAGACGCAAAAAGTCGTACAAACAATCTCGTACAAGGCACCGGAGGCACTTTATTTCGGCGTTGCATTTAGCCCGGATGGTCAAACGGTTTATGCTTCTGCGGGAGGAAATAACAAAATTCGCGTTTACCGTTTCCACGCCGGTCAGTTAACGGAACAGCCACCCATTCAGATGTCGGATGCCAAGAAAACCAATTTTTACCCGGCTGGTATCACGGTTTCTCCAGATGGCAAGTACCTGTATGTGGCAGATAACATGTCCGGCCAAGTATCCAAAATTGATCTAACCACGAAGCAAATCGTCTCTTCCGTATCTGTCGGCAAGTTTCCGTATACAGTGGATCTCAGTAAAGACGGAAGCAAGTTGTACGTAAGCAATTGGGGAGAAAGCAGCGTTAGCGTCATTGATCTCGCGACCTTCACGAAAAAATCTGATATCCCCGTTGGTCTCCACCCAAACGCAATCGCAACCAACCCGAAGAATGGAAACATTTACGTTTCGGATTCCGACAGTGATCAAATTTCCGTGATTGATTCGAGCTCGGACAAAGTGATCCAAACCCTCTCTCTCTCCCCGTATAAACACGCGAAGACCGGTAGCCAGCCCGATGCATTGGCTGTAAGTCCGGACGGTCAAACATTGTACGTTGCTAACGCGGGCAACAATGACGTTGCGGTCATCCGCCTTGGAAAAGAGCCCCGCGTGAAGGGTTTGATTCCCACTGCATGGTATCCGACCGATATTCAATTGAGTGCGGATGGAAAACATATCATGGTATTGAATGCCAAAGGGATGGGAGCCGGTACCAACAAAGGTTATCAACAAGGAACGTACGGTCCATCTACTCAATATATTGGCAGCATGATAAAAGGAACCTTGTCTTTCATCGACACCCCCGATGATAGGAAGTTGAAAAGCTACACACAACAAGTGATGCGAAACGATCGGTTCCTTGCACAGGATGAAGGCAAAGGCGCCTCTGTCATTCCGCGTTTTGCTGGAGAAAAATCACCTATCAAACATGTCATTTACGTCATAAAAGAAAACCGCACATATGACCAAGTTTTCGGTGACATGAAAAAAGGCAACGGCGATCCGAACCTGACCATGTTTGGGAAAAACATCACACCCAACCTGCATAAGCTGGCCGACCAATTTGTGCTGTTGGACAACTTCTATACGGATGCAGAAATCAGTGCTCAAGGGCATAACTGGGCGACGGGAGCCAAGGCGAACGACTATGTTGAAAAGAACTGGCCGGCGAACTACTCCGATCGAAATCGCCCATATGACTTTGAAGGCGACAACACAGCGACTTATCCGAAGGATGGGTTCTTATGGAATGACGCAAAACGATCGGGCGTTTCGTTCCGTGACTATGGTGAGTTCTATCAATTTGGAAAGTCTGTACCTGCGGACCCCAGCATCGGGAACAACTATGACCCGAATTTTACGGGCTGGGATATGGATACTTCCGATTTAACCAGATTTGATGAGTGGAACAAGGAGTTCCAGCAATTCGTGAAGAACGGTAATCTTCCGCAGTTGGAAATCGTACGTTTGCCGAACGATCACACCAAAGGAACGACACCTGGCGCCTTGTCACCGCAATCCTATGTCGCACAAAACGACTTGGCTGTCGGAAAACTGGTTGACGCCGTCAGTCACTCACCATACTGGAAAGATACAGCCATCTTCATTGTAGAAGATGACGCACAAGACGGCCCGGATCACGTGGACGCGCATCGGACGGAGGCCCTTGTCATCAGCCCTTACACACAAAAGGGCACGGTAGATAGTACGTTCTACGATACCGCGTCTATGCTCAAGACGATCGAACTGATTCTCGGTATGCAACCCCTCACACAGTATGATGCTGCGGCAACACCGATGCTTAATACGTTTACAACGCATCCGAATTTCAAACCGTACGATGCAGTGGGGCCGACCTACCCCCTCGACCGTATCAATGGTCAGGATGCGCCGATGGCTAAGGAATCCAGCCAGATGGACTTTTCTCGTGAAGATGCGGCACCGGATGATCAGCTGAACCTCGCGATTTGGAAAGCGACAAAAGGAAATGCACCTTATCCAAAGGATGTAAAAAAGTCGGATCATGATTGA
- a CDS encoding ABC transporter permease has product MVSSEMVVGLAVSVPGVAWMIWMRMRVREQGTWLQDMAYERTQRLKWASFILGKSGVLNRPSYWVKKRPWLFPRSGRIFRKQTAAHVLAEVVIKSFFRNGHQLIQYGQLVGVCTAAVVASPFWFMAAVFLIVGFMGPLLLAWVVFP; this is encoded by the coding sequence ATGGTTTCTTCGGAGATGGTGGTCGGATTGGCGGTTTCAGTACCAGGTGTGGCGTGGATGATATGGATGCGTATGCGCGTCCGAGAGCAGGGAACCTGGCTTCAGGATATGGCGTATGAGCGAACACAGCGGTTGAAATGGGCTTCGTTCATTTTGGGCAAGTCGGGCGTGTTGAACCGCCCTTCCTATTGGGTCAAAAAGCGGCCGTGGCTGTTCCCGCGTTCCGGCCGGATCTTTCGGAAGCAGACAGCCGCTCATGTCCTTGCGGAAGTGGTCATCAAATCCTTTTTCCGTAACGGCCATCAGCTGATCCAATACGGCCAATTGGTGGGGGTGTGCACGGCGGCGGTCGTCGCTTCGCCATTTTGGTTTATGGCTGCTGTTTTCCTTATTGTTGGGTTTATGGGTCCGCTCCTTTTGGCGTGGGTGGTGTTCCCATGA